The Paenibacillus spongiae nucleotide sequence GCTTGCCGAACAGGCAGGCGCCATCGAGCTCGGCGGACGGACGTTTAAGGTTGTATTTGTCGAAACGGACGGTGGCATTCCATATGGTGAACAGCGAGGGATTGAAAGGCGAATCGGCATGCAAATACCCGGTAAAGCGGAAATGCGGAAGCCGGAGGCCGTGTTCGGCATCGCGCGCATCAGAGGGAGATGGGTGTTCGGCGAGTGCCGGCAGGGCGAGGCGGTATGGCTGAAGCATAAACAGAAGCCGCAGCCCTACTCGACAGCGCTCGGTACGCGTGTGGCGCGGGCAGTCGTCAATATTGCCGTGCCGGAGCCGGAGGGGGTGCGGGTCGTCGACCCATGCTGCGGGATTGGAACGGTTATTATCGAAGCCTTGTCGATGGGAATGAATATCGAAGGGTTCGATCTGAATCCGTTAGCGGTGCGCGGGGCAAGGGTCAATCTCGCTCATTATGGTATGCCGGACGTTGTCCGCATTGCGGATATACGGTCGCTTGAGGGGAATTACGATACGGCTATCGTAGACCTGCCGTACAATCTATGCTCGGTTATGCCGCCGGAGGAGAGGTTGGACATGCTCAGCAGCGCGAGACGTCTCGCCCGACGTATCGTCATCATAACGACAGAAGTCATAGACGATGATGTCGATCAAGCCGGATTGGTTATCCGCGACCGCTGTGCGGTCCGCAAAGGCCGGTTCGAACGTCAGGTGCTCGTATGCTCTCCTTCCGAGGCATAGCCATCGTATGGCCAGATATTGCCTAACGGGCGTATAGGCTGGAGATGGAAGAGAGCTTTGCGATTTCGTCCGCATCCAACGCGAAGCGCATCGCCTTCACATTCTCCAGCGCTTGATGGGGCTTGGATGCGCCCGGTATAGCGAATACCGTTTCTCCATGTGCGTTTATAAGCCAATTCAGCGCGACTTGGCCTGGCGACGCATCATATTTCGCAGCCAGCTGGTGCAGGAGATCGATAAGGGGCTGTGTCCGCTTCAGTCTCTCCGGCTTGAATGCCGCGGCCCATTTGCGGGGGCCGGAAAGCTGCTTGACCAGCTCCGGATTGCCATGGAATTTGCCCGTCAATAGTCCCTGCTCGAGCGGGGAGTACGCAATAATCGCGACCCCAAGCTCCTTGGCGGTCTCCATAACGCCGTTGCGCTCGATACGCCTGTCGAGCAAGCTGTATTTCACCTGGTTCGACGTCAGGCGGAGTCCAAACTCGCGCAGCGTCCGGTCGGCTTCGCGCATTTTGGCAGCGGAGAAGTTGCTGACGCCCACATGCTTGATCTTACCGGCTTTCACCAGCTTGGCCATCTCGCGCATTTCGCTTGCCGCGGTCGAGAACGAATATGGCTGGTGCACTTGATGGAGATCGATCGGCCAGCCCTTTAGACAGCGCAGTCGATCCTCGATCGTTCCCGATATGCTGGGTGCGGAACGCATGATCGGCCACCATTTTGTCGCGACATGGGCGCTCTTGGCCAGCTCTCCGGCCGCGTTCAGCGCATCGGCAAGCATCCGCTCCGACTGTCCGCCGCCATAGATCTCGGCGGTATCGAACCAATTGATACCGCCCGCAAGGCTGGTGCGGACAATATCCTGAATCGCATCGTCTCCGAGCACAGGCCAGAATTTGCCTACGATCCCGCTGCCTTTGCTGAACTGCCAGCAGCCTAATCCGAGCGGTGAAAGCTGTAAATCAGAATTGCCAAGCCGGCGAAGCTGAATACCGTTCTTCATGATCTTCCCTCACTTTCCAGCATCAATGAATCGGATCTCTTCTCATCATAACGAAAGAAAAGGCCGCATGACAAATGCGACCTTGATTGCATTTCGCTTATAGCGTGATAGGTGAGCGATATAGCTTGTTTAAGCTCCAATAATGGCTTCCATGTCCTGGTGCACGGCAGCGCGAAAAGGGCTGAAGACCAAGCCGCGAACGACTTCGGGCAGGACGATGACCTGGGCATGAACGACTGCCGGCAGGCTGCCGACTAGAGCGCTACCGCCTCGAGAGGCGCTTCGCCAGCCCGATGTCCTTTGCCATGCGGGATGCAGAGCGGCGTTCCGTATATCGGATCGGGAATGATGTGCGACTTCAGGTGGAACACCTTTTCGATCAACTCGGCGTTGATGATATGTTCCGGCTGTCCCTGAGCATATACAGCCTGGTTACGTATAGCGACGATATTATGGGCATAACGGCAGGCCAGGTTGATATCGTGCAGTACCATTACGATCGTCCGCCGCTCGCTCTGATTCAGCTCGAACAGCAGATCGAGCACTTCAATCTGGTGCGTCAGGTCGAGATAGGTCGTGGGCTCATCAAGCAGTATCGTATCGGTATCTTGTGCGAGCGTCATTGCAATCCAAGCGCGCTGGCGCTGTCCCCCGGAGAGCGAGTCTACCGTCCGCTCAGCCAGCTCCGTCATTCCCGTTGCATGCAGCGCCTGCTGTACGCAGCGCTCATCCTCCTTCGACCATTGCTGGAGCCAGCTCTGGTACGGGTAGCGCCCCTGCTTCACAAGCTGAAGTACGGTAAGTCCTTCGGGCGCCGTCGGCCCTTGGGGAAGAATCGCCAGCTGTTTGGCCACTTCTTTGGTCGAGAGACGGGCGATATCTGCGCCATTGAGGATGACGGAGCCGCTTTGGGGCTTCAGCAGCCTGGCCATCGACCGCAGCAGCGTCGATTTCCCGCATCCATTGCTCCCGATGAATACCGAAATCTTGCCCTCAGGTATCGTCAGGTTCAAGTCCTCGAATATATTCGCTCCTCCGTAGGACAAAGTCAGCTTATTCGCTTTAAGTGTGCTCATCTATATTCCCTCCCAGTTTAGGCTTGATTTCGGAACCGGTACAGCATGTATAAGAAGAACGGGGCGCCGATTGCGGCGGTGAAGACGCCCGCCGGTACATCCAGCGGCAGAAAGGCGGTGCGGGCGATCAGATCGGCCAGCAGGAGAAGTATGGCTCCGATCAGCGCGCTTACGGGAAGCAGATTCCCGAAGGACGGGCCGACCAGCTTGCGTGCCATATGCGGCGCCATCAGGCCGATGAAGGATATCGCTCCGCCGATGGCGACCGCAGCCCCTGCGAGGGCGACGCTCAATAGCAGCAGGATCAACCGGTGGCGCTGTACGCGGGCTCCGGCGCTGGTTGCGATTTCGTCGCCCAGCGCCAGCACGTTCACATGGCGCGCTTGCAGCCATGTCAGCGGCAGCAGCACCGCTACCCAAGGCATCAGGTTCATGACATCATTGCTCCAAGAAGCGCCGTATATGCTGCCCGTCATGAAGGTAAGCGATTTGCTCGCCAGAATGAGCGGGCCGGAGATGATGAGCATATACGAGATGGACTTGAACGCGGCGGATAACCCGGTACCGATCAAGACGAGCCTTAGCGGCGATACGCCCTCCTTCCAAGCCAGAATATAGAGCAGGAAGGTTACGGCAAACGCGCAGGCGATCGACATGAGCGGCATCCAATGAATCGATACCGTATCCGAGAACAGGAACATGAACAAGACGGCGCCTAGCGAGGCGCCCTCCGTTATGCCGGTCACGTCGGGCGAGGCGAGCGGATTGCGGACGATTCCCTGCAGAACGGCTCCCGCAACGGCCAGTGAAGCGCCGATAAGAACGGCAATGACGATGCGCGGGAGACGGAGCTGATTCACGATCACATCATTCATCGGACTGCCATGGCCAAACACTGCCCGAACGACATTGACCGGGGAGATATACTGGCTTCCGATGCCGGTGCTGACGATCATAATGAGTATCGTCGCCGCCAGCAGGGCAAGTGTGATCCACGCGTGCCGCTTCTCCAGCAGCAGTGACAGTTTGGCTTTATCGAAACGTAAGGATATGAATTTGCTCATGTAAGACGCTTTCCTTTCCGTGCGATGTAGACGAAGAATGGGACGCCGATCACGGCGGTCATGACGCCTACGGGAACTTCCTTGGGCATTGCGATATAACGCGAGCCGATATCCGCCGATACGAGCAGGATGGCCCCCAACAACGCGCTGTATGGCAGTACCCAGCGATTATCGATGCCGATCAAATAACGCACGATATGAGGAACGATGATGCCGACGAAAGCGATCGGGCCCGCTACCGCAACGGAGCCGCCGGCCAGCAGGATGACGGCTGCGGCTGCGATCCATTTGATGGTTGCGGTGCGCTGGCCGAGACCTTGCGCGACATCGTCCCCCATAGCCAAGACGTTGAGATGGCGGGAGACCAGCAGCGCCAGAACCATACCGGCAATCATATAAGGAATGGCCGTCACGAGCATGCCAAGATCCCGGCCCGCTACCGAACCGACAAGCCAGAAGAGCAGCTGGTCGAACATCTTGCCGTTGGACAGCATAATCCCCTGCGTCAAGGCGGAGAAGAAGGCGGTCATCGAAGCGCCGGCCAATGTAATCTTGATCGGGGTCATGCCGTCGCGTCCGATGCTGCCAAGCAGAAATACGATTCCGCCGCTGACGGCGGCTCCGATCAAGGCAGCGATGGAGTATGCCTGCAAGCCGCTGATGCCGAGCAGCACCGAAGCCATGATGATCGCGAAGGCGGCCCCGGAATTGACGCCGAACGTGCTTGGCGAAGCGATCGGATTACGTGTTATGACCTGCATAATCGCGCCGGCAACCGCGAGGCAGGCACCGACGGATGCCGCGATAAGCGCGCGGGGCAGTCGGGTCGTCTGAATCACGAGATGCTCTCGCGAGCCGTCATAATGAAAGAAGGAATCCCATACCGTCGGCAGGGGGATATCCGTCACGCCAAACACGATGCTGCAGACCATAGCGAGTACGAGTACGCATGTGGAGAGCAGAAGACCTAATAGTTTCATAATAGCCTGCCTTTGCAAGATGGACTGATTCCGTTCGAATAATAAGGAAAGTACGCTATGAATTTTAGAGGAATGAAGCGGGAGTGTCAATGATTTTGAGAATCGTTCTCATAATTTTCATTGACAGCTTCGGTGCCTATCACGTATAGTTTTTTAACGGAAGTGATAATTATTTTCAATTGACTACTTAAGAATCGGCACGATGCGGTCCGATCATTCGGGAGGAAGTTAAAGGTGAACACAGGAAAACGAAACAAACGAACGCTGACATGGGGCATGTTGGCTCTGGTGCTGGTTATGGTTTTGTCCGCTTGCGGCAACGGCAATGCGAATACCGATAAGTCGTCGAACGATAGCGGGAATACGGAGGGGAACGCGGCTAACGGCGGCCAGGAAGCCGCGGATAACGAGCAGGTGCGTACGGTCAAGCACGCTATGGGCACTACCGATATCAAGGGTACGCCGCAGCGCGTCGTCGTTCTGACGAACGAGGGCACGGAAGCGGTGCTCGCCTTGGGCGTGAAGCCGGTCGGCGCGGTGAAGTCTTGGACGGGCGACCCGTGGTACGATCACCTGAAGGCGGACATGGAAGGCGTGACGGAGCTGGGCGAAGAAGGCCAGCCGAATCTGGAGCTGATTGCCGGACTGAAGCCGGACCTGATCATCGCCAACAAGATGCGTCACGAGAAAATTTACGAAACGCTGAAGAGCATCGCCCCAACGGTGGAATCCGAGACGCTGCGCGGCGAATGGAAAATTAATTTCAAGCTGTATGCCGAGGCGCTGAACAAGCAAGCGGAGGGCGACGAGCTGATCGCCGCTTTCGACAAGCGGATCGAGGATTTCAAGACGAAGGCCGGCGACAAGCTGAAGGAGACGGTATCGGTCGTTCGCTTCATGGCTGACAAAACGCGCGTCTATCACACGGATACGTTCTCCGGCATCATCTTCGACCAAATCGGTATTGCGCGCAACCCGATGACGCTTAATGCCAAGGAGCAGTTCGTCGATGAAATTACGAAGGAGCGCCTGCCGGAAGCGGATGCGGACCGTCTGTTCTACTTCACTTACGATACAGGCGACGGCAAGGCGAACGAGACCGAGGAAGCATGGACAAGCGACCCGCTGTGGACCAGCCTCGGCGCCGTTAAGGCAGGCAAAGCCTACAAGGTCGACGACGCGATCTGGAATACGGCCGGCGGCATTAAAGCGGCCAATCTGATGCTCGACGAATTGTACGATATTTACGAAGTTCAGCAATAAGACCACCATTTCTTATATTGTTCATACAAAAAGACGCCTGCTCGTTTAACGAGCAGGCGTCTTTCGTATGAACGGGGAGCTGCCAAGAGCAGCCCGTACCGGTCAGCCATCTACGCGCGGCTGTAGCGAATGGCGAGCTCCGCCTCCAAAGATTCTCCGGCAGGAATCAGCTGCAGCTCTTCCTTGCGGTTCAGCTCCGCATTCAATGCCATCCATGGCTCGACGCAGATGAAGGGCTTGCCGTCCACCTGCCACAGCACGACATATTTGAACACGTCGCTGTATGTCATTTGCACGACGCCTTGCCCCTCAGGCCCTGGGAATGAGATCGCCCTCTCGGAGGCATCAAGCAGGGCAACGGATTCCTTCAGCCCTTCCAAGTCGATTTCGTCATGGATCGGTTTGATGACATGATCGTTATAGTCCAAGAACCGGGAAGCATCCGTTCCATACGCGATACGTTTGGAGCCTATGCGGAAATAGGGATGAAAACCGGCATAAATCGGCATGCTGCTCTCGGATCGATTCCGGTACGATTGCCGGATCTGCAGCGAGCCGTCCTTAAGGGCATAGGTGAAGAGCAGCTCGAAGTCGAATGGATATTCGATCCGGGTGTCTTCGCTGCTGCGCAGACGCAGTGTCAGAGCAGCCTCGCCCTCTTCGGACAGGGAGACGACCTCCCACGGCCGGTTGCGCGCGACGCCATGGTTGCGCATCGAATAGGTCACGCCGTCCCATTCGTAGCGTCCGTCCACCAGCTGGCCGGAGATAGGGAATAGGATGGGATTGCCGCCGCGTATATTCGCCTCCGGGTCGATGAACGTCGCTTCATCCAAATAGAACAGCTCCTCGCCGTTCAGACGGCAGCTGATCGCGATGGCGCCGCGTTCCGGACAGATGGTAACGGAGGAATCCGTCGCCGCTTCCGTTAATGTATAAAGGGTATACGTCGAATCGTGCTTAAGCACTTCATACTGCTTCATATCCTACCTCCAACGATGGTTGTCCATTTAGTTACTCAAGGCCAGCATATCATATTCGTCCGCAGCTCTAAAGTGCGGCCTGTGAACAACCGATGAAAGAGACAAAGGCAGAGGAGGACGTAAATACGATGGATATTCAAAGCATTGGCGCAATGGCTTCCGGCATGGCAATGGCGAATCTGAAGCAGGCGGCGGGTATTGCCGTTCTAGGCAAATCGCTGGATAACCTGCAGCTGCAGGGTCAAATGCTGGCACAGCTGATGGAGCAAAGCGTGCAGCCGCATCTCGGCGGGAATGTAGACATTCGTCTATAAAAAACGACTTTTTCGCTCTCACAGGAAGAGACCGCGTCTGGCATTGGTCAGACCCGATCTCTTTTTTGCGTGGATAGGAGGATTGGATAAAGCCCGGCAGCTCGAAAGCGGTGCGGATGATCGACTGCCGTTACTCGCTTTCACTGGTTCTCCACCCCTCCGGCCAATCGCGCATCCGCTGCAGCAGCAGCCCGTCGGAGGTGTCGTTCTCGCCGGTTACGAATTCGGCCATATAATACGAGAGATAGTCCCCATATCGGCTCTCTTGGTTCAGAAGCAGCTCGTCTACCCAATAAACGCCGGTATTGATTTCGTCAAGCAGCAGCGCGCATACTGCGCCGTAAACGCCGCACGCAACCTGCAAGTAGGTCGCATTCGTACCGTATACAGGGGCGACTTCATCGCTGCGCATAACGTTATACATATAGCGTTCCTTGTCGGGATAGACAAGCAGAACACCGACCAGATCAGCTCCGTCTAGCGGTGCATCGTTCGGATCGAGTAATTGATGCTTCCATGACCACAGCTCGTCGGAATCTTCTCTATGCTGACGAAGAATGGCGGTTACCGGGTTGCTCACCTTGTATAAAAATCCGGATTCTACGCCGAGGAGACGGCTGAGGGTCAAGGCTTCCTCATGGGGCATCAGGCAGCCGTGAAACAGATGGGCGCCCAGCTTGACCCGGAATCTGAGATCATAGACATGATTGTATAGAAATAACGGGACTCCGCCTGAGGCGAGCATCGGATAATTCAATAACGCTTCATCGAGAAAGCATTCGGGGGCCCATGTGCTGTAAATCGTCCGCTCTTCAGCAAGCTTAGGATCGGCATAGAAGGTATCGTCCGACTCGACAATATAACAGCCAATCGGTTGTTCGTCAGGGTACGCGTTCCTCAGCTTCAAGGCCATCCACTGGACGACCCCGGGATTCATACCGGAGCTGATTATAGCCTTCGCTCGCGTAAACCCGCCGCGCGCTTCTTCGAACCGGATGAAACGTTCGATCAGCGTAAATCCTTCGAGCTCCTGCATTTCATCGACTTCCTTATTCTCCAGCGCCGTATTGGCGTAGGCAATGCCCAGCTCGTCGCAGACCGACAAAACGGATACCGTATCGGCCCAGGATAAGTCAATGACAAGGCTGGCGCCGATTCGCTTCAATAATTTTTTCAGCAGACTTGTATCGTTCGCATCAAGAGTATGCAAGGACATGTCCCGGGACAGAAGAGGACAATGCTCGCGGTAGTAGGCTTTTGGGCGCTGCTTAAGGTCGACGCAATGGATGCGGCAATGGGCCAGATGCCTGTGCAGGGGACTGCTTGAATCGCCGGCCGAACGGTTCAGAAGCGCCAGAACGGCTTTCGCGACGCCGCCGCCGCTGCCCAGAAGCGCAATAGTGAGTCGCTGCTGGTTCATATAGATCACCCCATTCTTATGTTGGTATAACAGCATATGCAGAAGAGAGATGACTTGTCCGAGTCGAATAGCGGGGGGAGTTTGTCCATGACGGCAAGACAGCATATAGCGGTGGCGTGATCGCGATGAAGTGAAGGGAGGTTAGCGATGAAACTGACTGCGTTTACGGTGGGCTCCCCGCTCGCGCTGCACAATCACGGCCACTCCGTGGGCAGGGCCTCCGAGCAGGAGCCGGACACGCCGAGAGTGGGGGAAATGTAATTTTTTTCATCACTATATTGCATAAATGAATAGTAAGTCATATACTATAGCTGCAAGGTTCATTTTTTTTAACAAGCTATTCTGTATTGTTGAATACTAAACGATAGGGTATAGGGAGAGCTGCTTGATGAATGTGCAGTTTAAGAAAGGCGTGCTGGACTTATGCGTCCTGGCGTTAACGGCTTGGGAGGATCGATACGGGTATGAACTGGCTGTGGCGATTTCCTCCAAATTTGAAGTGGCTGTCGGCAGTGTTTATCCGCTGCTCAACAGGCTTACCTTGGAAGGCTACTTCTCAACTTATTTGCGTGAATCACCGGAGGGGCCTCCGCGCAAGTATTATAAGCTGACCCCGAAGGGGCATACGCATCTTATGGAGCTGGTTAGTGAATGGAATACGTTCACGCATGCGGTTAATGAATTGATTAAGGATGGTGTAGGAAAATGATCAAAGAGCAATACCTGCAGCAGCTGTGGAAGCATCTGGATAAGATCCCGGAGCCGAAGCGGCGGGAGATCATGTTCGATTATGAGGATCACTTTCGAATCGCAGCTGAGCTTGGACGCAGTGAGGAAGAGGCAGCCAGGGAGCTTGGCGATCCGCAGATGATCGCCAGAGAGATGCTTCTTGGCTACCGGGTTGAAGAAGCGGAGAACAGCGGCGGAGTCGTTCGTCTCTCGAAGGCTGTGCTCGCAACCGCCGGTCTAGGATTTTTCAACCTCGTCTTCGTACTCGGGCCTTATATCGCTCTCCTTAGCGTGCTGTTGTCGCTTTGGGTGGTTTCCGGAGCATGCGGCATCCTGGCAATCGGCGCGATGTACGAGGGATTTTTCGGGGATGCGGTAACGCGCATGCAAGCCTCATTTATCGCCATATCTGCGATAGGGGTCGGGATGCTGCTAGGTGCAGGCACGCATAAGCTGACGAGGGGCGTTTTCAAGATGACGTTGAAATATTTGCGGTTTAACACGAGAGTGATCATGAATAAGGAGAGAAATTAATGAGAAATTGGATCATCGTTGGATTGATACTTTTGGTTGTCGGATTAATCGGAGTAGGCGTAACGTTCAAAGGGACTAACTTCACGTTCAATACGGTCGATATTGAGAAGCAGCAGAAGGAGACGGAAGGCGAAGGCGTGGAGTTTGTCCGCATCGAGAACGAAAGTGCCGATGTCACGATCGTACCGAGCTCCTCCGGCAAGATCAAGGCGGAATTGAGCGGGAACGTGAGCCAGAAGTTTGTAGATAATATTAAACTGAGCCTCGATCGGGACGGAGATGAGGTGACGATCAAGGCGGAAGCGGGTTCGGGCTTCTCCTTCGGGATCAGCATTATGAACCTGGATCTGAAGATCGAGCTGCCCGAGCGGGCGTTCCGTGAGCTCGCGCTGAATTCGGGCAGCGGCAATATCGAAATGCGGGATATGCTGGCGGGTACAATGGTTATTGAGGCGAAGTCGGGCGATCTGAACTTGAAAGAATTGACCGGAGACGAGATGTCCATCTCAACTTCTTCCGGCAACATCACGCTCGGCAAGCTGACCGGGAAGCAAATCAAGCTTAAAGCAAGCTCGGGCGACATTGAACTGGATAAGTCGAAGGCGGATGAGCTGTCGGTCGATGTCGCCAGCGGCAATATCGAACTGATGGATGCCGATGCGAAGCTGAAGGCCGATACGAGCAGCGGCAATATTACGGTCAGTCTTGCAGCTATCGCGCATCCCATGACGCTGAGCACCGGAAGCGGCAATGTGACGATCGAGACCGATCGGCAGCCGGACTCCGCGCAGATCCGTTACAATTCGGGATCCGGCGATCTGAAGAACAGCTGGCGGGATAATCCGTCCTCTAGAGACGGGGACGACAACGAGACGATCGTATTCGGCGACGGCAAGACGATCGTCGAGGTAGAGACCGGATCCGGCAATCTATCGCTTGACCGGCGTTAATGCCGTCCGGAAACGACATATAGACAGAGGGTGCCAAACCTAATAACGGGTAGGCACCCTCTTTTTCGCGCAGATAGAACTTTGACCGTGTACCCAAATAATGCTTCATATTTCTTAGCAGTTCCTGTCGAATACGCTACTTTAGCACTAAATATTCCCTCTGCCTCCGCCGATAAAAAGAATGAGATTCGTCATACTTGCGTTGGTTGATGATCGATATGGTGTTGAATTGGTGTCAGTCATCTCAGATTCATATTTTCGAACAGGAGGAACTTCCATGCTGGGAAAAGGAAGGTCGCTGCTTGGACCGGTCCTGATAACGACATTGCCCATTATTGGCTACGAGCTGCTTCGCACCTCGCAGCAGGCTGACATCGCGGTTACTTCACCTACCGGCCATTTCTACCTTGTCAGTATCATTGCAGGGCTTGCCATAATGCTGGCGATCGCCGTCGGCATTACCGGCTATCGTCTGCGGAATATTAAAGTCGAATTTTTGGCTCTGGCCTACTTATCCCTTGCGGAGGTATTCGTGCTGCACGGCTTGGCTACGCCGGGATTACTGCTGCATACGGCCAGCTTGTCGGGAATCGCCGCGCAATTGAGCATCCTGCTTGCCGTGATGTGGTTGTGCTTGTCGGCTGCGTCGACGGATCACCCGATCGTGCGGATTTTGGCGCGGCGGAGGAAGTGGCTTATGCCTGCGTGGGGCCTTCTTCTCGCATTGTTCTGCATAGCCGCCTTCAGCCGTCCGGATCTCGTTCACTCGCTTCCGATCAATCGCGCTCCCTATGTATGGATTGCCGCAGGTTTGACCACCGCAGCCTGCCTATGGACGATGTACCGCTATTGGCATTCGTACCGGGCTGCGAAATTCCCGCTGCAGCAAGCGATCGTATACAGCACAGGGTGGCTGATTGCCTCTCAATATATTATGGTGACAGGTACGGCCTGGAAACTCAGCTGGTGGCTGTACCACGGTCTTCTTCTTGGATCGATGATTATGATGATCGGCGGGCTGATTCGTCAGTATTTCTCGCAAGGCTCCTTCCGCTCCTCCTTCAAGGTGCTGTTCCAGTCCGATCCCCGCGCTTGGCTGGAAGCCTGCATGACGCCAAGCGTGCGCGCGCTAATTATGGCGACGGAAATTCGCGATGCCTATACGGCCGGTCATAATATGCGCGTTGCCTTGTATGCGCTGCGGCTGGGAGAAGAGATGATGCTTTCAACCGACCAGCTCCGCGCCATTGCCCAGGGAGGCGTCGTGCACGATGTCGGGAAGCTCAAGGTGCCGGATTCCATTCTGAACAAACCCGGCAAGCTTAATCCGGATGAACGAAGCACGATCGAGCGGCATCCTGTATGGGGCTACGATATGTGCAAACGGCTCGGCTTTTTCTACGACGAGCTCTCCATTATCCGTTCTCATCATGAGAAATGGGACGGAACAGGGTATCCCGATCGGCTGGCAGGATCGAACATCCCGCTGCTCGCCCGAATTACCGCCTTGGCCGACGTGTACGATGCGCTAACTTCTTCGAGATCCTACCGGAAGGCCATGTCGCACGAAGAAGCGATGGTCATTATTGTCAGCGGCAGCGGCGTGCATTTCGACCCTGCATGCGTAGAAGCTTGGGAACGGCTGGCGCAGGACGATTCGTCGTTCCTTCTCGAGACCGCGGCCAGCGACCGGCACTTCAAGCTCGTCGATCCCGCCCCCAACATTCAAACCGGCTAACTCTCCGATATCCGGGGCGCGACTACGGCCATTGGGGCTGTAAAGATGAAGTAATGTTGCACGTTATACAATACCCTCTGCCCTCTACATCAGCATTAATCGCACATGTTCTACTGTCAAACCGGATCCCGAAACTAAGCGTTACCTCATAGTGGATAGCTATTATTAGGGAGGTAAATGCTGATGAGAAGGTTTACGAGTTTACTGGCAGGAAATGTATTATGCGCTTCACTGCTGATGCCGACTAAATAAAGCAGTCTCTCGTCCGACGGACGTGAGGCTGCTTTTTTGCTAGATCAGAAAAGTTGCGTCGGTCAGGTGGCACTTGTCTGAGCTCGTTCATGTTTTATTTCCAGATATCCTGCCCCTTGACGTTCAGCTCGGTGGCGATCAGATCGGCTGTAAGCTGATGGGGCTTGCCTATCTTTCCGTTACGCAGCTTGGAGATCGTCTGAACCGAGATGCCGGTCGCTTGAGACAGCTGCTGGGCCGACATGCTGCAGCGGGCCATCAGCACCTTCAGCTTGACGGAGGGATCTACCGGATCGGAACAGGTGCGCAGATCTGTCACGACAAAGCCGTTGTTCTTCAGGCTCTCGTCGCCATTGTAGAAGGGCGAGAGGATAAGCGTCACCTCCAGGTAGACCAGATCGGCGAGCTTCCTCGTGCGAAACATGAACTGCTGCGGCTGGCGCAAGCTAAGGTATTGCTTGATCGCCTCCTTGATATACGTCAGATCGTCTTCATGGACGATCTTGAAGATCGACTGGTACTGAACCGTAAAGTCCGAATCAAACAGAGGCATCGGGTAATTCTCTTCGATATGTTGAATAATGAACTGATTATCGACAATGCCGGACAGCAGCACGCTGCCCGTTCTGACCTTTTCGTCGATCCACATCCTGGCTGTTATATCCTCCGCGATCAATAGGCGGGTAGGGAGATCGTAGCTTTGTACCGACCGGCAGGTTAGCCGGACATACAGCGTCCGATCAT carries:
- a CDS encoding TRM11 family SAM-dependent methyltransferase, translating into MSAFQEYGQTPSYLYTVACHEDEFELCRLEMRTMLGSEPEENGVISGKNVDPSRSPFIKYKIAIRYEGATTEELAEQAGAIELGGRTFKVVFVETDGGIPYGEQRGIERRIGMQIPGKAEMRKPEAVFGIARIRGRWVFGECRQGEAVWLKHKQKPQPYSTALGTRVARAVVNIAVPEPEGVRVVDPCCGIGTVIIEALSMGMNIEGFDLNPLAVRGARVNLAHYGMPDVVRIADIRSLEGNYDTAIVDLPYNLCSVMPPEERLDMLSSARRLARRIVIITTEVIDDDVDQAGLVIRDRCAVRKGRFERQVLVCSPSEA
- a CDS encoding aldo/keto reductase, which encodes MKNGIQLRRLGNSDLQLSPLGLGCWQFSKGSGIVGKFWPVLGDDAIQDIVRTSLAGGINWFDTAEIYGGGQSERMLADALNAAGELAKSAHVATKWWPIMRSAPSISGTIEDRLRCLKGWPIDLHQVHQPYSFSTAASEMREMAKLVKAGKIKHVGVSNFSAAKMREADRTLREFGLRLTSNQVKYSLLDRRIERNGVMETAKELGVAIIAYSPLEQGLLTGKFHGNPELVKQLSGPRKWAAAFKPERLKRTQPLIDLLHQLAAKYDASPGQVALNWLINAHGETVFAIPGASKPHQALENVKAMRFALDADEIAKLSSISSLYAR
- a CDS encoding ABC transporter ATP-binding protein, whose amino-acid sequence is MSTLKANKLTLSYGGANIFEDLNLTIPEGKISVFIGSNGCGKSTLLRSMARLLKPQSGSVILNGADIARLSTKEVAKQLAILPQGPTAPEGLTVLQLVKQGRYPYQSWLQQWSKEDERCVQQALHATGMTELAERTVDSLSGGQRQRAWIAMTLAQDTDTILLDEPTTYLDLTHQIEVLDLLFELNQSERRTIVMVLHDINLACRYAHNIVAIRNQAVYAQGQPEHIINAELIEKVFHLKSHIIPDPIYGTPLCIPHGKGHRAGEAPLEAVAL
- a CDS encoding FecCD family ABC transporter permease; protein product: MSKFISLRFDKAKLSLLLEKRHAWITLALLAATILIMIVSTGIGSQYISPVNVVRAVFGHGSPMNDVIVNQLRLPRIVIAVLIGASLAVAGAVLQGIVRNPLASPDVTGITEGASLGAVLFMFLFSDTVSIHWMPLMSIACAFAVTFLLYILAWKEGVSPLRLVLIGTGLSAAFKSISYMLIISGPLILASKSLTFMTGSIYGASWSNDVMNLMPWVAVLLPLTWLQARHVNVLALGDEIATSAGARVQRHRLILLLLSVALAGAAVAIGGAISFIGLMAPHMARKLVGPSFGNLLPVSALIGAILLLLADLIARTAFLPLDVPAGVFTAAIGAPFFLYMLYRFRNQA
- a CDS encoding FecCD family ABC transporter permease, whose translation is MKLLGLLLSTCVLVLAMVCSIVFGVTDIPLPTVWDSFFHYDGSREHLVIQTTRLPRALIAASVGACLAVAGAIMQVITRNPIASPSTFGVNSGAAFAIIMASVLLGISGLQAYSIAALIGAAVSGGIVFLLGSIGRDGMTPIKITLAGASMTAFFSALTQGIMLSNGKMFDQLLFWLVGSVAGRDLGMLVTAIPYMIAGMVLALLVSRHLNVLAMGDDVAQGLGQRTATIKWIAAAAVILLAGGSVAVAGPIAFVGIIVPHIVRYLIGIDNRWVLPYSALLGAILLVSADIGSRYIAMPKEVPVGVMTAVIGVPFFVYIARKGKRLT
- a CDS encoding ABC transporter substrate-binding protein, giving the protein MNTGKRNKRTLTWGMLALVLVMVLSACGNGNANTDKSSNDSGNTEGNAANGGQEAADNEQVRTVKHAMGTTDIKGTPQRVVVLTNEGTEAVLALGVKPVGAVKSWTGDPWYDHLKADMEGVTELGEEGQPNLELIAGLKPDLIIANKMRHEKIYETLKSIAPTVESETLRGEWKINFKLYAEALNKQAEGDELIAAFDKRIEDFKTKAGDKLKETVSVVRFMADKTRVYHTDTFSGIIFDQIGIARNPMTLNAKEQFVDEITKERLPEADADRLFYFTYDTGDGKANETEEAWTSDPLWTSLGAVKAGKAYKVDDAIWNTAGGIKAANLMLDELYDIYEVQQ